Proteins found in one Candidatus Anaeroferrophillus wilburensis genomic segment:
- a CDS encoding cache domain-containing protein: MKKVCVFAALWMVLFLSATVWADNVATKEECVVKCHEAAALINSKGLEEATKIIGDPQGPFVWKDSYVFLMDINGKMLAHPIKPELTRRDHVLLITDPKDKALFVHFVNMARNVGHGWVEYMWPKPGNATPWKKITYIYRVPGTDLFVGAGVYVGGMMY, encoded by the coding sequence ATAAAAAAAGTATGTGTGTTTGCGGCCCTATGGATGGTTCTTTTCCTTTCGGCAACTGTCTGGGCGGACAATGTCGCCACGAAAGAGGAGTGTGTCGTCAAGTGTCATGAAGCTGCCGCATTAATCAATTCGAAAGGTCTGGAAGAAGCAACAAAAATTATCGGTGACCCGCAAGGTCCTTTTGTCTGGAAAGATTCATATGTCTTCCTTATGGATATTAATGGCAAGATGTTGGCTCACCCGATCAAACCTGAATTGACCCGCCGAGATCATGTCCTGCTCATCACCGACCCCAAGGACAAAGCTCTTTTTGTTCATTTTGTCAATATGGCAAGGAATGTAGGACATGGATGGGTTGAATATATGTGGCCAAAACCCGGCAATGCAACGCCATGGAAAAAAATAACCTATATCTATCGTGTGCCTGGAACTGATTTGTTTGTTGGTGCCGGGGTTTATGTCGGAGGCATGATGTATTAA
- a CDS encoding acetate uptake transporter, with amino-acid sequence MANTETTTGNPGVVGLAGFGLTTMLLQFHNVGWCGVGPIVALGLVFGGLAQMIAGFQEFKCGNNFGYSAFVSYGSFWIALGLIFILNHFNIYHSSTTDVGWFLVGWTLYTFILWIPAMKIHGAMAVTFSLLLIGFILLDIAHFGYPELVKIAGFELMLCALSAWYMMAHAIFAQVFERDVLPVGRPWIK; translated from the coding sequence ATGGCAAATACGGAAACAACAACGGGAAATCCAGGGGTCGTAGGACTGGCCGGTTTTGGGCTTACCACCATGTTGTTGCAGTTTCACAATGTTGGTTGGTGCGGGGTAGGTCCCATCGTTGCCTTGGGACTGGTGTTTGGCGGGCTGGCCCAGATGATTGCCGGTTTTCAGGAGTTCAAGTGCGGCAATAATTTTGGCTACAGCGCTTTTGTCTCTTACGGGTCGTTCTGGATTGCTTTGGGATTAATTTTTATCCTGAACCACTTCAACATCTATCATTCATCAACTACAGACGTCGGCTGGTTTTTGGTTGGCTGGACTCTGTACACCTTTATCTTGTGGATCCCGGCAATGAAAATCCACGGAGCCATGGCAGTGACCTTTTCACTGCTGCTCATTGGGTTCATTCTTTTGGACATAGCCCATTTTGGCTATCCTGAACTTGTCAAAATTGCCGGTTTTGAACTGATGCTCTGCGCACTTTCGGCATGGTACATGATGGCCCACGCTATTTTTGCCCAGGTTTTTGAAAGAGATGTCCTTCCTGTCGGCAGGCCCTGGATTAAATAA
- a CDS encoding sigma-54-dependent Fis family transcriptional regulator, which produces MSKKRILLIDNEEGLCRMMEAVLSGSGYMVKAYTSPREAVMEFQTNQWDLVISDIKMPGMDGLEVLQRIKEKDANLPVIMITAYATVETSIKALRKGAYDMLTKPFEPEELLYRVKNALKQTQLLEENHELKKKLAGTCSFDNIIGSSQSLKKILETVRKIAVRDLSVLISGESGTGKELIAKAIHHHSQRSGQRFMAINCGALPESVLESELFGYKKGAFTGANTDRKGIIEAADGGTLFLDEVGNLSMNVQKTLLRALQEREFMRIGDVFPTRVDVRLISATNTDLLNQVESGTFREDLYYRLNVVNIHLPPLRERHEDIPLLATHFIREQNQKFGTAVQGFSPEAMKMLIDFPWPGNIRQLSNVIEACMAVEIGKQISVPVLSQFLSGNDSQGAAKADVQQGPDYSSSLTRFETEYLIKLLRATDGNIEEAARQAGVNLATIYRKLKKYRIEREDYC; this is translated from the coding sequence ATGAGCAAGAAACGGATTCTGCTGATTGATAATGAAGAAGGTTTGTGCCGCATGATGGAAGCGGTCCTCAGTGGCAGTGGCTATATGGTTAAGGCATACACGTCTCCTAGGGAAGCAGTGATGGAATTCCAGACCAACCAATGGGATCTGGTGATTAGCGATATCAAAATGCCCGGGATGGATGGTCTTGAAGTTCTGCAAAGAATCAAGGAAAAGGATGCCAACCTGCCGGTAATCATGATTACCGCATATGCCACTGTTGAGACTTCCATTAAAGCCCTGCGCAAGGGGGCCTATGACATGCTTACAAAACCTTTCGAACCGGAGGAGCTGCTCTATAGGGTGAAAAATGCCCTGAAGCAGACCCAGCTGCTGGAAGAAAATCATGAACTGAAGAAAAAACTTGCCGGTACCTGCTCGTTTGACAATATTATCGGTTCCTCACAATCGCTGAAAAAAATTTTAGAAACGGTGCGTAAAATTGCTGTCCGAGATCTTTCCGTTCTGATCAGCGGCGAATCCGGAACCGGTAAAGAGCTGATTGCCAAAGCTATCCACCATCATTCCCAGCGCAGCGGGCAGCGATTTATGGCCATCAATTGTGGTGCTCTGCCGGAATCAGTGCTGGAAAGTGAACTGTTCGGGTATAAAAAAGGCGCCTTTACGGGAGCAAACACTGACCGCAAGGGAATTATTGAAGCCGCTGATGGTGGCACCCTCTTTCTTGATGAAGTCGGCAACCTCTCCATGAATGTTCAAAAAACCCTGCTCCGCGCTTTGCAGGAACGTGAATTCATGAGGATTGGTGATGTTTTTCCCACCAGGGTCGATGTCCGCTTGATCTCAGCCACCAACACCGATCTCCTGAATCAGGTGGAGTCGGGAACTTTTCGCGAGGATCTGTATTACCGCTTGAACGTTGTCAATATTCATCTTCCCCCCCTGAGAGAGCGACATGAAGATATTCCCTTGCTTGCCACCCACTTCATAAGGGAGCAGAATCAAAAATTCGGCACAGCTGTTCAAGGATTTTCTCCGGAGGCCATGAAGATGCTGATCGATTTTCCCTGGCCGGGCAATATTCGCCAGTTGAGCAATGTCATAGAGGCATGCATGGCAGTGGAGATCGGCAAGCAAATCAGTGTGCCGGTGTTGAGCCAATTTCTCAGCGGAAACGACAGCCAGGGAGCAGCGAAAGCCGATGTGCAACAAGGACCTGATTACTCCAGCTCCCTGACCCGTTTTGAAACTGAATATCTCATCAAGCTTCTTCGAGCCACGGACGGCAATATTGAAGAGGCGGCCAGGCAGGCAGGCGTGAATCTGGCGACCATCTATCGCAAACTGAAAAAATACAGGATAGAGAGGGAGGATTACTGCTAA